The DNA segment AACACCACATCATGTACTGGGACTGTTTGGTGGCCCGTCAAGCCCAACACAGAAGGAAAACTGTCCTGAATGAAACTTCTGTTTTGTTGCTAGAATATCCAGAAACAAGGGCAGAGACCAGAGCAGTTAGGCCATGGCCTGACATGATTCGTACACTTGTATGTATCATTTGATTTTAGGTGAAGATTCTCTGTGTAAATCGAGTGGAATAGCTCAGCATCTCAAATTCCATTTATTTACAATGTTAAAATTTAAGAATGGAATGTGATGGTTGTAATAGTTGTGGACAGACAAACTAAATGGCGAGAATTGAATATGAAGACCACAAATGGTGTTGCCTGGCGATGAGTCAAGTTTTCCAGGCGAAGGGCCCCCGGAGGCCCCTGCGCAGCTCTCTGTCCCTCCCTGCCCCCCTGAGCTCGACTAGCACCAGAGGCCGGTCAGTGGGTTGTAAAGGTCCAGACAAAATATGGCTCCTCCTACTGGTTTCTCCAGTATTCAGTCCAAATGTCTTCTAAATATGTTGTGTAGTTTTCTTCTGTGACTTTTATGGTATGGACTTTTTATGGTACTCATTTTGGTGGTATATAGATTCAGGACTGAAGTTTTCTGAATAAACATTTGGAAGGAGTTTTTTATTGAGAGCCCTTTTTCAAATGAGCCGTGTCAGCTGTGAGTTGTTGACGTTTTGAACGAGGCTGCACTCAATAAACCCTCCTTTGTACGATGCTGAGTCACGTCGTTGGCGTTGTCCGTGAAACTGGTCCGGGGGTAGACGTCAGCTCTGAGGCGGTGACAGGCGCCGGCCTCTCGCCTCAGCTGATGTCACACGGCGCTGCAGAGTGGCATCACTCACCGAGGGgcttcctctctgctgctcttccagAGCCATGTCTTCCAGCTCAGCAATGGTGCGCATCCTGATCAAGGGTGGCAAGGTGGTGAACGACGACTGCACGCAGGAGGCCGACGTTTACATCGAGAACGGCATCATCCAGCAGGTGGGGAAGGAGCTGATGATCCCGGGCGGGGCCAAAGTAATCGATGCCTCCGGGAAACTGGTGATGCCGGGCGGCATCGACACCAGCGTCCACCTGGAGGAGACCTTCATGAACGCCACCACCGCCGACGACTACTACAGCGGCACCAAGGTGAGACATCAGCATCATCCCGCCGTCACATTCCTCGTGATGCGCAGTCATGACACCCACATTTATTGCCTGTCAGGTCAATCACCCACGTTTTGAAGATGTTTTCAGCTGTTACACGACTGAAGCTCATGTTTCTGCTGTTGAGTTCTCCATGATGGAGTCTCAATCATGAGGGAAGTCTGCGTCTGTAGGCGACGACAGGCTGTACACTGACTGTATGAGCTGTTCTTACTGCTGTTGAAGCTGGAATTGTGGCCCTGTTGCAGTCAAAAGTAGCCGTTCAGACCCTGACCCACCAGGCCGAGGCTGAGAGCCACGttgtttgactgtgttgctgaacagagccacatgcttcaaacatgtcaggctgtgaggcttcacctgagcagttGCTCACCTGACTTAGCACCATTtcaccctgatcctcctggaaatatcaagcagcgTAGATAGACATGTGGGCGCctttgacttgactcctctatgtttggacgtggctcctgccaccaataacgtggccccggtctgtgtgtgtgtgtgtgtgtgagccacgctgcagactggagcctctcatcttcacagacttcaccaccatcaacagtgagtcacaggtgaaacacatgccagacctctagtttagggaaggacagagtcaaacgtggaactgagtcatgtcagtggtgttgatggtggatctgatgaggctccagGTCTGAGGACCACCACTCACATCGCCACTGAACCTGCTCCAAGCCCCGCCCCCCCGGCTTGGAGCACATGCGGCGaggttattattataatgtttcaagtcaaagtctttAAACAATGTTGACATTTCGCCAGTGTAGCTCTTATTTTTCCATCTtgtttcctgtataaaccatcatctcaacagcaacttgaccaataCTGCAGCCAGgttggcggctcatttggtgaagagccacatgaaactggggagAGAGCCGCGGTTGTCCCGGCCTGGTCTGGAGGAAGTGTGTGATCAAGCTCATCTgaaccactagatgtcactgaaGTAACAGCCATTCTTACGTTGCTCTGTTAAGAGTTGCTTTTTCAGGTGAAGTGTGACAGTTCAGTTTCATAAAGCAGCTGGATGTCAACACTCTTTGTTGCCTTGAAAATGTGCTGAATCAGCACCATTAGGTCTGAAAGTGTGATATCTAGGACCTTGTCCTTTCCTTAACTGGAGACGTGGCTTCACCCGAGGCTTGCGGTCGCTCACCTGCTGTGAGTCCGAGTCGGGCCTTGCCCCCGCGGCTCCCCGGCGCCTCCCCGCGGCTCCCCGGCGCCTGAGAGGAAGCGCTCAGACTGGCCAAAGCCTCTGGACGCCAGACAGATGCTCTCGCTGAAGCGGTCGTCTCTTTGGAGGCTCCTCTCTGTGTCCATCATGGTCGGTGGTTTTTCAGCAGATTGCCATGATGTTTTGATATCATGGTCATGTTGGTGGTCAGAGTCTCGTGAAGCTTCTTCTGTGTAACCTCAGTGAACTGGAGTGTGAGTGGATGGCTCTCCATGACCTGGTGTCTGCAGCCTCTTCTCAGGAGGACAGGAGATTGAAAGAGCGTCTCCCCTCATTCCTCTGCTTAGAAGCCTGTTCAGATCACAGAGTGGACGTGGCTCTGTGCTGTGTGGAGGCTGCTGGATGAGATCAGACTCCCCACATGGTGACTCATgtgatgacgacgacgatgatgacggGCCGGTGCTTCACACCCCGCCCCACTCCCCTCTCGCCCTGCAGCCGACTCGCATCCCGGCTAATGCCGATCGGCAGGCGTTGCCATGGATACCAGGCAGCGGCGGCAACCATGGCTGCGAAGAAAGAGAAGCCTTTCAGACACAGCCCATTGTGTGTGGAGACAATGGTGCTCGGCTCCAGGGCCCCTCCCACCACCGCTCCCAGTCTCTGGGGTCGCCTGACAGATGTGGCGGTTTTGGGGAACACTTGACCCTTGGTTTCAGTGTGGAAGACAGTGAAGCTgatattatatcatattatatattatatcatattatatcattcatttcaccgaaCTGGAGGAGCAGCGTTTCTCAGCTGTTGTCTACGTGGAGACGgatccgtcgccgttttggagtcagccACCTGAAACTGAAACATCTGTGgacactgaattaaaatgatttaatgttgGTGGGattcgatgaaaaaaaaatctaattcatTAGAGAATTAATTAGATGAATTAATCTCTATTAATCACAGTTCAATGGTgtcagaatattagccacaagaagccacatttttcactgtgaatgaatgtggtacattactgaatccaatgatggagccacacagacatttaaacaacagaatattgttgattctgcatcagtttgacaacagcacaataaaccaccatggtgaCTATAGTCAAGTCTTTctatcacctgagttcaactcaagctcttttcatgtcttggaaaCATTTGTATCAGAACTTCAATGTgataagaatgtcaagtccatccagagtggtggaaaccctggtcattgtgtggtgaaaaacctccctgaaccaaagcaaacaaaagcagctgttggctttggttcagggaggtttttcaccacaacaattcctccatgtttgttgttgttgttctcatcctagctgccacgtgtctgctgcatcagtggcatcagtggagcaggaactgctgcactgacaaaggctccctgtggtctggagagcacactgttacaTTCAATTAAATGAAAACGATTAAACGCGATAAAATCACCATTAATTAGTTACTAACACGTTGAAGTCCCACAACTAGTTTCCACATCATGGAGGCAGAAGGTCTGGTCCTTTGGAAACACCAATTCATGGCCCTGTGGTGGGCGTCGGTGGTGGGAGCCTCCCCAGTCAACACTGATGGGAGACGCTGCTCTGTCGCGTGTCTGAAGTGGCTGGATGTTAAAGAGCTGCCTTGACTCCTGCTGTCGTGGTGAGCAGATGTGAATGTGAGTGGACCTTGATCTGCGGCTCTGTGATCTCCTGGCAGGCTGCTCTGGCCGGCGGCACCACCATGGTGATCGGCCACGTGCTGCCGGAGAAGAGCGAGTCGCTGCTGGAAGCCTACGAGCGCTGCCGGCGCCAGGCGGATCCCAAGGCCTGCTGCGACTACGCCCTCCACGTTTGGGTCACGGGGGCCGGACCCAGGGTGAGGGCCACCGTACCTGCTGGGGCCCGACCCCGCCAGGCCTCCGCGGTGCTGAAGAGCTGTGCTCCCGCAGGTGCTGGCTGAGATGGAGCAGCTGGTGAGGGAGAGAGGGGTCAACTCCTTCCAGATGAGCATGGCCTACAGGgactgctacatgctgcgggaCGGCCAGctcttccagctgctgcagcactgcAAGGACATCGGCGCCGTCGCCAGGGTCCACGCTGAGAACGGCGAGCTGGTGGCCGAGGTCAGGAGCCGCTGTTCTGAGCTCCGCCGGATGCTGACCCCCTCCTCTGCTGGTTTACAGGGCGCGAAGGAAGTGCTGGAGCTGGGCATCACGGGGCCGGAGGGGATCGAGATCAGCAGGCCGGAGGAGGTTTGAGATGATGCGGCTCCCGGCTCTTGTTCCAGCTCTAACCCTGTTGTCCGTCTGCAGCTGGAGGCCGAGGCCACCCACCGGGCCGTCACCATCGCCAACAGAGTGAGCGGCGCCACCTCCAGCCCCGCGGCTCCTCACATGCTCACTCTGCTCTTGATTCCAGGCCCACTGCCCCATTTATCTGGTCAACGTGTCCAGCGTGGCTGCAGGAGACGTGCTGGCCGCCGCCAAGACGCAGGGTAGGTGCTCCGCGAAGGAGGCGCCATCCTCCCCGTCTCATGCTCCTCAAACCTTCCTCAGGTAAAGTGCTCCACGGGGAAACCACCACGGCGCACGCCTTCCTCAGCGGCCTGCAGTACTACCAGCAGGACTGGGCCCAGGCCGCCGCCCACGTGACCGTGCCCCCCCTGCGCCTGGACCCCAACACTCCCAACTATCTGCTGGACCTGCTGGGAAGGTGAAGACACCCGCGGCTCCTTCCTTTGACATGAAGGTGTTAAGACGAGCTCTCGACCCGCAGCGACACGCTCAACGTTCTGGCCTCGGACCACCGGCCTTTCACCATCAAACAGAAGAGCATGGGCAGGGATGACTTCACCAAGATCCCCCACGGGGTCCCAGGCATCCAGGACCGCATGAGCGTCATCTGGGAGAAAGGAGTGGTATGTGAAGCCTCTTTGTTGCTGCGCCGCTGCCGGAGAAGTGCCAAGAATAGACGCTCCTGTTTGGCAGCTTGCTCATGGAAACAAAGAGGCAGAATAGCAGTCGCCTCAGTGCTTCATGGTCTGATTCTTGGTTTTATTAGAGATTCACTTCAATCATTATGAAGTGATCAATTATTAAATACTTATATTTATAGTTTCTGAAGTGAAATTCAAGGATCAGAAAACtgtataaatgaaaaataaatagactGGAAGGAATAAACTGTAGGAAAAACAGCAGTAAAACAATTACTTTAAACTGTATGAAGATATGaagcattaaaataaatataattataactataaattgaaaataaaatcataacagTTAAATGTAGCATAAAACACAAATGGATATATTTAGCTAAATTAAAATATTCCTAACATAATATTTAAGTTAATTCAAGTTAATTGACAgaaattcaaaaataataaataaagaaatcaaaggaaaatgaagtttaacaaatgaatgaaaatgtaaaaaaattaTGTAGGAAAAATATTTGAAGATAAATTAAAAAGTggaaagaaaatgcaaaaaaaaaatgttgcagaaTTGAATATGATGATTCGTGTTACTACGTTTTTTTACTAGgaataatttaaatatttgaaaagaagaagaagaatgccGAGTGTCTTGATGGAAGAGCAACTGACGGCCTTTTGAACACGTCACTTGACAGATCGGAGGAAAGTTGGACGAGAATCGGTTCGTGGCCATCACCAGCGCCAACGCCGCCAAAATCTACAACCTGTACCCGAGGAAAGGCCGGATCATCCCCGGAGCAGACGCGGACGTGGTGGTGTGGGACCCGGAGGGATCCAAGTAGGAAGCCGGCTCCTCCCTCAGCCTCCGTCTGGCCGTCTCACTGCtcccgtccctctctctctctctggctgcAGGACCATCTCGGTGGCCAGCCAGTTCCAGGGCGGAGACGTGAACCTGTACGAGGGCCTGCGCTGCCACGGCGTGCCCCTGGTCACCATCAGCCGTGGACGTCTGGTCTACGAGAGCGGCATGTTTACCTGCGCCGAGGGCTCCGGCAAGTTCTGCCCGTTAAGGACCTTCCCTGACTATCTGTACAAGAAGATGGTGCAGAGACAAAAGGTGCGCTGCGTCTGAAAACCCAGATACAGCAAGAGGAATGATCTGTTGATGCAGCGAGGTCATTATATCAGTATATCTAGAAATGAGACGTTCCAGCGCCATAGAATCAGTCAGAAAATGTCACTTTTGACAGAACAAAAATAAGTGTGAAATAGGCTTTTAAGCATCTTTTCTGAAGCTGGTGCGGGTGAACCACTCCACAATAGGTGAAATAAATATAGCTGTTCCTCCAAATGCTTGAATAAGAGCAATGACTAACACTGGAGTGAAGCAACTTGCCAAACCTGAAGACAAGATGTCAACATCCTATTATTTACCTCATGATAGACTTGCTGTCTGTTATAGACAGAAAAAGACAGTAGAGTTTAGTGAAAAACTAAATTCTTGCTTAAGACAAGAGTCTTTTGAATCTGAGTCTTTAGTGTCGGGGCTCGACTGAGCCTCGATTGTAGCCGCTGCATCAGGCTCAAAGCTCCGAGCCAACAATGTCTGTGGATGGTGAACTGGAGGCTCCTGATCCCTGTCGTGTCACTGTCGCGCAGCACGAGGCCGTGAAGCCTGTGGAGAGGGAGCCGTACACGGGCGATGTTGTGGCCCTGGCCAACGCCGGCAAGAGGGACGCGTCGCCCCCGGATCTGGACACTCCGACTCGTCCCACCACCCGGCACGGAGGCGTCCGGGACCTTCAAGAGTCCAGCTTCAGTCTGTCGGGTGAGAAACAAGCCTGCACTCTGAGGTTGGCGTGAATGCACAAGGGTACTTTTCTTAGACCTAGGCGCCAGAATTCCCGAGATATTCCAGGTTTCGTGACCAATTTTTCACATTGAAAGTGAATGAATTTCAGAAATTTGCCTCTACTTCAACGGCGATTGTGGCCAAACGCTGGGgcgcagaaacatgaaaatctccagtgttgtagtcacgcttgtcctctctcctctcgtgtGCTCAGAATGACTGTAGCACTTTCCGAATTTGCGTGAGAGTCGCGGAAGCGCGACAAACAGCGACCGGCCTCCATTCAAAATGCATTGGAGCCCTGTGGCTGCTGCGCAAAAATCACGGCAAAGTGACTCATTTTCAAATCACCGTCCTGGCCAAACCGTAGACTGTAGACACATGAAATTCGGCTCACTTTCGCACGGTGCACTCACAAGCTGTTTATTCAGAAACAGCAGCGTCTAGTTGATTCTCAGATCAACAGTGAGTGTCATGTTTTTGCCTGCAGGGGCTCAGATTGATGACAACGTTCCAAAGAGATCCTCGGCCAGGATCCTggctccaccagggggcagatCGAGCGGCATCTGGTAACTGCGGCGCCGGACGGAGGCTTCAGCGGACGGTCTTCAGGAGGAAGGAGGCGTGAGGTAGCGACTTGCTGTTGGAGGAGGCAGGTACCGCGGCAGCACATCAAAGCAGCCGCCTCAGACGCTGCTGGGGGAGGAATGTGTTCCCGTAGACTTAGGCGCAGGTTTTCATTAGGATTGTGTTCCCTCACTGTGAGACTTTGCACTTGCATCATGTTCTGTTGGATGCTGCTCCAGGGATTTAGCATCACCAAAGTCTTCCTCCTGCCAGTCGTGGTAACAGGAAGCCGGACATGAGGCCATTCGTCACCAATATCATTGCATTTAACCTCTTAATAatgttgtatgtatgtttttattaacttattttgtatttgtgttggtAGTTTTGAGCTTCATGTTTACGACCGACCGCACTGGTAATGTGACTCTCACGCCTTTTACTCTGCCATGTCTAACAACGCACACGAGGTTCTTTACCTCTGTGAACTTTTGATAATTCACGTGTTTTATAGCTCAGTGTAtggtgaaaatgtaaaatgatgtCCCTCCTGGTGCTGCCACCCCGTCCCACTGCTGTAACAACTCTAGACTGTAACAACGCAGGAGTGCCTCCTGGTTGTTCTTCGCTGTAGCATCTGCCCTTCTTCATGATCCGTTTGTTCTGACACTGCTGAGAATGTTTTCTGAATCCAGGACTGCACAGCCTGCCTTCTTCTGTTTTGATAAAGTTCATACCAACTCACATTCCTGTTGTTTCTGTCATCGACTCTGGTGCTGAACAACCGTCTACCGTCACATGATCTAAGTGCAAATAAAACACACTGAATTCCCCTTTTGACTCCTGGCTTTAACTTTCAGCGTGTGAGGAGGGTTACATGCTCCCAGCATGGAAGAAGAACCGCAGCGGATCACACCATCAGCAAATCAGTACACGGCAGTGAAAATGCCACTGATTTAAAACCCTGTTTTCTGTTCCTCCAGCTGTACATCTCTAACCTTCCGAGTATAATACACATTATCTTGTCATTAAATCTCTTCCTTTTCATCTATCTCATATTCAGTTCGTTCGTGTTGAGAAAATGTCACATGTTAACTGTTGTTTTTCGAAAGCCTCGTGTCTTTTCAACCGAGTGCTCTTGATCCCTCCCTCCTTCTGTCCACTCTCGTGTCGCCCTCACATTGTGGTTCAACATTAAATGAGTGAAATGTAGAGGAAAGCCGGGCGACGAGTGAGGAAAAAGAAACTCCACCGCGTGACCGAGGCAGCGCGCGCATCACCACTGGATCTGAGCAGAGAACAGATGAAGAAGTAGGGAGCCTCACATCCACAGGGTTGTGGGTTAGAATCCGCCCTCACACAGTAACCAACTGCGCCGTTTCCACCTGCAATTTGGTCGTTTTCCCCGTCAATTTAGAAATATAAAAAGTTAACTGATGACCCTGAATAGTCAGCAAGGGGTGCAGGCCGTCCCCCGCATTTCACCCCGAGCAGCCGCGGTTGACACCGAACCCTGATATCGCTACCGTTTTGTGCCCAAGTCCCATTTCC comes from the Synchiropus splendidus isolate RoL2022-P1 chromosome 16, RoL_Sspl_1.0, whole genome shotgun sequence genome and includes:
- the dpysl5a gene encoding dihydropyrimidinase-related protein 5a: MSSSSAMVRILIKGGKVVNDDCTQEADVYIENGIIQQVGKELMIPGGAKVIDASGKLVMPGGIDTSVHLEETFMNATTADDYYSGTKAALAGGTTMVIGHVLPEKSESLLEAYERCRRQADPKACCDYALHVWVTGAGPRVLAEMEQLVRERGVNSFQMSMAYRDCYMLRDGQLFQLLQHCKDIGAVARVHAENGELVAEGAKEVLELGITGPEGIEISRPEELEAEATHRAVTIANRAHCPIYLVNVSSVAAGDVLAAAKTQGKVLHGETTTAHAFLSGLQYYQQDWAQAAAHVTVPPLRLDPNTPNYLLDLLGSDTLNVLASDHRPFTIKQKSMGRDDFTKIPHGVPGIQDRMSVIWEKGVIGGKLDENRFVAITSANAAKIYNLYPRKGRIIPGADADVVVWDPEGSKTISVASQFQGGDVNLYEGLRCHGVPLVTISRGRLVYESGMFTCAEGSGKFCPLRTFPDYLYKKMVQRQKHEAVKPVEREPYTGDVVALANAGKRDASPPDLDTPTRPTTRHGGVRDLQESSFSLSGAQIDDNVPKRSSARILAPPGGRSSGIW